A single Arachnia propionica DNA region contains:
- a CDS encoding NUDIX hydrolase produces the protein MRLIGLFTDDPVIELVLGHGEHPDAALYRAGWIAGRPLRAECRDGDVMVTLEVRPVSPADTPPVDRMVVYEEPGTDEVPLIRQRVGAYGIVLSERGLLGTVMSRLTGAPGAWNLPGGGLDAGEEPTAGLLREVHEETGQQVVPGRLLTLQSDHWIGRAPNGGLEDYHALRIIYSATCEKPSRPRVHDLGGSTARADWVPVKSWRRIPWTRAARQVLSQHLPSR, from the coding sequence GTGCGTCTGATTGGTCTGTTCACCGACGACCCCGTGATCGAGCTGGTACTCGGACACGGGGAACATCCCGATGCCGCCCTGTACCGGGCCGGTTGGATCGCCGGACGGCCCTTGAGAGCGGAATGTCGTGACGGTGACGTCATGGTCACCCTGGAGGTTCGCCCCGTCTCACCCGCTGACACCCCACCCGTCGACAGGATGGTGGTCTACGAGGAGCCGGGGACCGATGAGGTGCCTCTGATTCGCCAACGGGTCGGGGCCTACGGCATCGTGCTGTCGGAGCGGGGCCTGCTGGGCACGGTTATGTCTCGGCTCACCGGGGCACCCGGGGCCTGGAACCTGCCGGGCGGCGGTCTCGACGCCGGCGAGGAACCGACGGCGGGCCTGCTGCGCGAGGTCCACGAGGAGACGGGCCAGCAGGTCGTCCCCGGGCGGCTGCTGACCCTTCAGTCGGATCACTGGATCGGCCGCGCCCCGAACGGCGGCCTGGAGGACTATCACGCCCTGCGCATCATCTACTCCGCGACATGTGAAAAACCCAGCCGCCCCCGTGTCCACGACCTGGGAGGGTCGACGGCGCGGGCCGACTGGGTTCCGGTGAAGTCCTGGCGCAGGATCCCCTGGACCCGAGCGGCTCGGCAGGTGCTGAGCCAGCACCTGCCGAGCCGCTGA
- a CDS encoding Bax inhibitor-1/YccA family protein, translating to MANPVFSRSSAFNQPSAYQQPYGYQQQGYGYQQQGYGYQQQPGYMQPQPQTTAGVMTMDDVLAKTSITLLVVFAAAAATFTLLPLSLVFPAMIVGGLGAFVVSLLVVTRHKVPVAGVLVYSALEGLFIGGISKYFEVAWPGIVVSAVLATFVTAAATLAVYKFFNIRVTAKFRKMVTIGTMALAGVFLVNFVLAMFGINTGLRAVGSNAGLLAIGVSILAVCLAVFNLVMDFDYVERGIASQAPAQESWRAAFAITVTMVWLYIEILRILSYFRD from the coding sequence ATGGCGAATCCCGTATTCAGCCGCAGTTCGGCTTTCAACCAGCCGTCTGCCTATCAGCAGCCGTACGGCTACCAGCAGCAGGGCTACGGCTACCAGCAACAGGGCTATGGCTACCAGCAGCAGCCCGGGTACATGCAGCCCCAACCGCAGACCACCGCGGGGGTCATGACCATGGACGACGTCCTGGCCAAGACCTCCATCACCCTGCTCGTGGTGTTCGCGGCCGCTGCGGCGACGTTCACGCTGCTGCCGCTCAGCCTCGTGTTCCCGGCGATGATCGTCGGTGGGCTCGGCGCTTTCGTAGTTTCCCTGCTCGTCGTGACCCGGCACAAGGTACCGGTGGCCGGTGTCCTGGTCTACTCCGCACTCGAGGGTCTGTTCATCGGCGGCATCTCGAAGTACTTCGAGGTGGCGTGGCCCGGCATCGTCGTTTCCGCTGTGCTGGCCACCTTCGTGACGGCGGCCGCCACCCTGGCCGTCTACAAGTTCTTCAACATCCGCGTCACCGCCAAGTTCCGCAAGATGGTGACCATCGGGACCATGGCCCTCGCGGGCGTCTTCCTGGTGAACTTCGTGCTCGCCATGTTCGGGATCAACACCGGGCTGCGGGCCGTGGGCAGCAACGCCGGCCTGCTGGCGATCGGTGTCTCGATCCTGGCCGTGTGCCTGGCCGTGTTCAACCTGGTGATGGACTTCGACTACGTCGAGCGCGGCATCGCATCCCAGGCCCCGGCCCAGGAGTCGTGGCGGGCGGCCTTCGCCATCACCGTCACCATGGTGTGGCTCTACATCGAGATCCTGCGAATCCTGTCCTACTTCAGGGATTGA